One window of Deltaproteobacteria bacterium genomic DNA carries:
- a CDS encoding carboxymuconolactone decarboxylase family protein, whose translation MADYARHPGYTERERVALAYAEMVTISPNDVTDEQFADLRRHFTPREIVEITAQAAFENFRARLNRSLRIEDDGFAALPVEKLPKAL comes from the coding sequence GTGGCCGACTATGCGCGCCACCCGGGCTACACCGAGCGCGAGCGCGTGGCGCTCGCCTACGCGGAGATGGTGACGATCTCGCCGAACGACGTCACCGACGAGCAGTTCGCGGACCTCCGTCGCCACTTCACGCCGCGCGAGATCGTCGAGATCACGGCACAGGCCGCCTTCGAGAACTTCCGCGCGCGACTGAACCGCTCGCTCCGCATCGAGGACGACGGCTTCGCGGCGCTGCCAGTCGAGAAGCTGCCGAAGGCGTTGTGA